The Acidobacteriota bacterium genomic interval ATGCGCGTGGAGGCGACGTTCTCGATCAGCCTGGAAGCGTTCGACATCCCGCCCCCGCGTTACCTGGGCGTCGGCGTCCGCGACACGGTGGAAGTTACCGTTGCGTTCGACGCCACGCCGGCTGAAACGTCAACAGGCGGCACGCCATGATGTGGCCCGGGAGCCGCCACTCCGCCGCGCGCCTCGCGCTCATCGCCGCACCCCTGCTGGCGGCTTGGGGCGCCGACCCGGCGTCCGCGGAACCGACGTTCCTGTCCAAGCAGTATCCGCGGTGCACGGCCTGCCACCACTCCGAGTCGGGAGGCGGGCTGCTGACGCCCTACGGGCGGTCCCTGTCGCGGGAAGAGATTTCGACTTTCGGACGCCAGGGCGCGGGCCTGGACCCGCAGGCCCCGGCCGGCGAGGAAGGCGCATTCTTCGGCCTTGTCGGGAACGACAGCCCGCTGCAGCTCGGCGTCGACTTCCGGCCGTCGCACGTGCGGGTCAAGACGGCCGGCCGACCCCAGCGGAACCGGACGTTCCCGATGGTCCTCGATCTGCAGGCGGCCTGGCGGCGCGATCGCTGGACGGCCTACGGCACGGTCGGAGCCCAGCCCCGTTCCGCCGGCGGGGGGATGGTGTCGTACGAACACTGGGTCGCTTACCGGGCGACCGACAGCGTGAGCGTGCGCGGCGGACGGTTTCTTCCCGCCTACGGCGTCCGGTTCGCCGACCACACGTCGTTCACGCGCGAGCGTCTCGACCTCGCCCAGGACGATCAGATCTACGGCGTAGAAGTCGACGTCTCGACGGATCGCACGCTGTTGCAGGTCTCCGCCGGTCCGGGACGCGCCGAATCGCTCCTGGCCGCCACACGGGAAGGAGCCTGGACGTCGACCGGCCGGTTCCAGTTCGACTTGGGAACGCGTACCGTCCTGGTCGGGTCGGCCATCCACCGTGGCGCGGCTGGCGCCGCTCCGTCACGTACCGGGGGCGGTCTCTCCTTCGGCTACGCCCCTGTCGCCTGGCTGACCACGTGGACCCACGCCGACGTGCAGCACCAGGAGTTACGGACGAGCAGCCGCTCGTATATCGTCGCCAACCAGACATCCGTCGAGGCGCTGCGCGGGTTCTGGTTGCGCGTGTCGCCGCAGGTGCGCTGGACCGACACTGACCCACGCGGGGAGATCCGCCGCATGGTCTACGGCCTCGACTTCTATCCGCGCACCCACTGGCACGTCAACGTGTCGTACTACCGCGACCACCTGCCGTTCAACGGCCGGGGCGTGCAAACCCTGCTTGCTCAGTTGCACCTGTATCTGTAACTTCCGGTCGTGACGCCCATGCACCGTACTCACGTCGTCGCCTTTGGTGCGGTACTCCTCGTCGGTCTCTGGCTACGGGCACCGCAGATCTCCGCGAACTTGCCTTACTTCTACGACGCTGACGAGACAACGTCTTTCAACCGCTTGGTGCGGATGGTTCAGACCAGCGACTACCACCCTTATTTCTTCTTCTATCCGTCGCTGCACCTTTACCTCCGGATGCCGGCGCTGGCGGGCGGCTTTCTGTGGTCGGCGCGGGAGGGCGACATCAGTTCCGTTCACGACATTGTCAGAATCGACAATAACGTGCCCGACGGAATCGCAAGAACGGCATCGCACCCGCACATCGTGATGTGGGTACGGTCCGTCACGTTGTTCTTCAGCCTGCTGATGATTGTTTCGACGGTGGGAATCACACGCAGGCTAACTGCCTCGCCCTGGGCGGGGATTCTGGCGGGGGCGCTCGTAGCATGCTCGGCACCACTGATTCGGGACTCGGAGAAGATCGGTGTCGACACGGTGATGGCGGCAATGTGCCTTGTGACCGTGTGGCTGTCGTTGCGCACCATGGAGCAGCCAACCGTGGGGCGGGCAGCGCTCGCAGGACTCGCGGCAGGTCTTTCCGTATCAAGCAAGTACAACGCCATGCCGATCGTGGCTGTGCCGGTGCTGGCTTGCCTGCTTTCGGCCCGCTGTACGCCCGGCATGTTGGCAGCAACTCTGGGTCTTCCGGCGGTCGGGTTCTTCGCCGGGACCCCGTACGGCTTGCTCTATCCCGCCAGCCTGCTCAACGGCCTTGCGGAGCAGGTTAGCCACTACGGCCTCTACGCAAGAGATGGGACCGTCGACCCTGGCTGGCCGCAAGCGCGGCGATTCCTTCTCTGGATGTTAGGCCCCGCTTTGGGCGCGACTGCGACACTGACCGGTGTCGCCGGGGCAGTACTGATGGTGTGCATGGAGAAATACCGTCGCACGGCAATCGTGGCACTCGCCTTCCCAGTGGCATACGGGATGCTGATGTTCGACCAGCGGGTCTACTACAACCGAAACATGCTCGTACTGATTCCCTTCTTCGCTGTGGCCGCGGCGTGGATGACCGAACAACTGGTGACGTACTTTTCCGCACGGTCGCGGACACCCGGAAGGAGCCGCGCCACCATCACGGCGTTGGTCATTCTCCTGATCAGCCAACCGGCCGTGATGGCCATCGATGTGTGGCTACACGCAGGGACCGCACCGGAGAGCCGACATCTGGTCACCACGTGGCTGGCAGAGACTAACGATTCCCAGCAGGAAACCGTCATCGCCGCAAGCCTGCAGCTACCATCCCGGTATCGAGCTAATGGCATCTCGGTGGCGCGCACCGATGAGTTGACGGACCCGAGACGACTGTTTCTCGATGGCTACGACCGCATCGTTGTCGGGCCAGACTTCGCGCTCCGCGCACCCTCCTGGGCTACGGACCTGATGCAGGTGCATCGGGTCTTTGCAGGCTATCGAGAACAGACCTATATCCCACTCAATCCGGAAGTAACGGTCTACGACCTGCCTGCCACACTCGCGTATGCACCCGAAGTCCGCGCTCTCGTCGAGCAGGACGCGCGCTACGAGGTAACCGACGGTACGGTACGGACGCGCGTCGCACGGCTCCCACTCGACGCAAAGGCTATCGCTCTGATCCGCACGCGAAACTCGACCATCACGCTGGACCTCCGGTCGCGTTGGCCGTCCCAATCCTGCCGTCTCGAGCTCGCCATTTGGCAATCGCCCGATCTTTGCGCGAACCTCCAGACCAACGAATGGAGAACGACGACAGTGCCGGTTCCTACGCGCGCTCTGACCGATCGAACATCGCTATGGATCGTCAACCGTCGTGTCCACGGGGATCCCGATGCGCCGAGGCAGGAGGGGCTCCGGCGACTTGGACTGGAGGTGCAGGGACTTACCATCTCGCCGGCGCCGTAGCGTTCCATTCCACGCCTTAGGGTCCAGACGCTGCTTGCCCAGTTGCACCTCTATCTGTAACGCTGGCTGTACCGCCATGAACAAATCACGTCGCCTATGCTCGTCGTCGCTGGCCCTGATCCTGGCTCTGGGCCTCGCAGTCCTGGGCCTCTCCGCGT includes:
- a CDS encoding phospholipid carrier-dependent glycosyltransferase, with product MHRTHVVAFGAVLLVGLWLRAPQISANLPYFYDADETTSFNRLVRMVQTSDYHPYFFFYPSLHLYLRMPALAGGFLWSAREGDISSVHDIVRIDNNVPDGIARTASHPHIVMWVRSVTLFFSLLMIVSTVGITRRLTASPWAGILAGALVACSAPLIRDSEKIGVDTVMAAMCLVTVWLSLRTMEQPTVGRAALAGLAAGLSVSSKYNAMPIVAVPVLACLLSARCTPGMLAATLGLPAVGFFAGTPYGLLYPASLLNGLAEQVSHYGLYARDGTVDPGWPQARRFLLWMLGPALGATATLTGVAGAVLMVCMEKYRRTAIVALAFPVAYGMLMFDQRVYYNRNMLVLIPFFAVAAAWMTEQLVTYFSARSRTPGRSRATITALVILLISQPAVMAIDVWLHAGTAPESRHLVTTWLAETNDSQQETVIAASLQLPSRYRANGISVARTDELTDPRRLFLDGYDRIVVGPDFALRAPSWATDLMQVHRVFAGYREQTYIPLNPEVTVYDLPATLAYAPEVRALVEQDARYEVTDGTVRTRVARLPLDAKAIALIRTRNSTITLDLRSRWPSQSCRLELAIWQSPDLCANLQTNEWRTTTVPVPTRALTDRTSLWIVNRRVHGDPDAPRQEGLRRLGLEVQGLTISPAP